The following nucleotide sequence is from Opitutales bacterium.
ATTTACGCCTTGTCAGCACCAGCAGACAGTGCTGCCGAGGCTGAGGATGTCTATCGGGCCTGGCCCCTCGTGCTTGGTAGTCTGAGCTTACAGATCCCGCTTTTGGTGGTAACTTTGATAGCGCTTGGCTCTTCCAAGCTGCCGTTCGCTCATCCTAAGCTCAACGTGGATGAGGGGCGCATATCGGATGAAATCTGGTTTGGCTTCAGAGCATTTCTCATGGCCCTTCCAGTCATCTGGATATCCACCGCAATTTGGCGGGCGATCCTCCACGGTTTGAGTCAAATTGTGGACGGTATCCCCATGTCGAGCCAACTCATCGTCGATACTGTCGCTCAAGATGTCGATTTGATCCCGATACTTATATTGACCTTCATCGGAGTCGTAATGGCGCCCGTAGCCGAAGAATTATTTTTCCGAGGCAGTGTGTTTCGCTTCTTGAAGTCGAAGTTGAGCCTTGCAGCTGCGGCTTGGATAAGCGCAGTTCTATTTGCACTCATGCATGCCAACCTGGCAGCCATGCTACCGCTTATCTTAGTGGGATGGTTCTTGGCTCAGATCTACGAACGCCGTGGATCAATCGCAGCCTGTATCACCTTTCATGCTGCCTTCAATGCGCAGAGTTTTGTTATTTTATTTATGACGCGCGCGGCGAGCTAACGTTACGTTTGGATTTTCTGATGTCGGCATAAAGGAAATTGGGCATTCCGTCCGTTATGCTTTCGAACCTATAATTCAAAATCGATTTTTTGGTTTTCATTCTTGTCCGCATTTAGACTCCTTAGCAATTTTCTATTATCTTATGAGACTCATCAAGCTGATCCTCCCGGTATGTGTTGCCTTATCCGCTACGCTCATTGCTCAGACCCCCCCGGATTTCACCCCGGATCCTCCTGATCTAGAAAATCCGACTGAAGCACCACCTGACCTAGATCCTGGCGACGCACCTGACATAGACGTCGGTGACATTCCCAATGTGGGAGACAAGCTACAGGCTGTTTCGACCCGGGCTTTCGTTTCCCCCGGGGCGGGAGTGTTGATCAATGGCTTTATTATTGAAGGGAGTGGCACCAAAACTGTGGTCCTCCGTGGTTTGGGGCCATCCTTTCAAAGTTCGGATATTCCCAATGTAATTGACGATCCGATGATTACGCTACTTCGACTCAATAGCGCAGGAACTGCTTTTGATACAGTCACCTCAAATGATAATTGGGAAACTGGGATCACCGCAGCCCAGCGCACTGTTTTGGAGGACAATGACTTCGTCCCAACAAATTCTGCTGAAGCAGCCATCGTAATCGATCTCGAGGCCGGTGTATATGCGATCCAGCTTTCTGGCCAAGGTGAGGATGACGGAGCAGGGCTAGCGGAGGTATACGACTTTGATATTTTTTCAGATTCGGTGCTCACTGCGCTATCCACACGTGTCTTTGCGGGAACCGCTTCGGATACACTCATCGGGGGCTTCATTATCGCAGGAACTGAAGCGAAGCGTGTTGTCGTTCGCGCTACGGGTCCGTCATTCCAAAGCGCGGATATTCCAGACGTTCTCGAAGATCCATCGCTGTTGATCTACAGATTCAATACGACGACAAATCTGTTTGAAGCTGTTGATGGGGCTACCAATGATAACTGGGGGGACCTTTCGGCAGCTGATAGACAGTATCTGGCAGATAATGATTTTACTCCAAGCAATGCCTCCGAGTCTGCCTTGGTATTAACCCTGGAGCCGGGAACCTATGGTGCGCAAGTAACGGGAGTCGGCGGGACAACGGGTATCGCGCTGATGGAAGTCTACGATTTCGAGGACTAGATAAAGGCTGTCTCTTTATTTTTCAAAAAGGACGGGTTCTTTCACAGGGCTCGTCCTTTTTTGTTTTGATCCGGATTATGGATCGGAGAGCAAAACGCTTTTACCAGATTATGTATATTCCTGGTGTTGGACAACAGCCTCACGTTCGGCGACAGAAAGCCGTGACTTCTGTGTGAGTTTGATATCGGCTCAGCCTAATTTTTCTGAGTGGTAAGCCAATACTACCCTTTATTTGTGGCCTCCCAGGTGCCCTTTGTCATAGCAAACAGCTCGTGGTCGACATAGCGGTCATAGAGCCATTCGACTTCTTTTAGAGTGCCTTCATGACTAAAGCCAAGTCGCTTTGCGATTTTTTGGCTGCGTATATTTTCGACATGGGCACGGATTTCGATGCGATTGAGGCGCATTTGGTTGAGCGCGTTGTCGACTAGCACGCGAACCGCCTGTGTCATGAGGCCATGTCCCTGAAAGCGTTGCCCTAGCCAATAGCCTATCGCAGCGCTCCGGTTAGGCCAATTGAGATTATAGAGACTTACGATTCCCGCGAAATCCCCTTGATACCAGATACTTGCCACGTCACACCGCTGGTCGAGGCAGCGGCGCAGTTCCGCATCGAT
It contains:
- a CDS encoding CPBP family intramembrane metalloprotease, which codes for MAEEEVPVAVLIWLGCIFVASVVAWSGKRDWLEPRSSPPAMEMKMLDYMIFIWVLFMTFFVIQSIYALSAPADSAAEAEDVYRAWPLVLGSLSLQIPLLVVTLIALGSSKLPFAHPKLNVDEGRISDEIWFGFRAFLMALPVIWISTAIWRAILHGLSQIVDGIPMSSQLIVDTVAQDVDLIPILILTFIGVVMAPVAEELFFRGSVFRFLKSKLSLAAAAWISAVLFALMHANLAAMLPLILVGWFLAQIYERRGSIAACITFHAAFNAQSFVILFMTRAAS
- a CDS encoding GNAT family N-acetyltransferase; amino-acid sequence: MRFSYPLSDQAWLAPLAEKDALAIFRETEQSRSYLREFLPWLDSIKSVDDTRKFIDAELRRCLDQRCDVASIWYQGDFAGIVSLYNLNWPNRSAAIGYWLGQRFQGHGLMTQAVRVLVDNALNQMRLNRIEIRAHVENIRSQKIAKRLGFSHEGTLKEVEWLYDRYVDHELFAMTKGTWEATNKG